A stretch of Lactuca sativa cultivar Salinas chromosome 6, Lsat_Salinas_v11, whole genome shotgun sequence DNA encodes these proteins:
- the LOC111909347 gene encoding fasciclin-like arabinogalactan protein 17, with amino-acid sequence MDFQIYGALGILFFIFYLIPPASINATEIPQQHTKSSSTQINSNSVLVALLDSHYTELSELVEKALLLQTLEEAVSRHNITIFAPSNEALERHLDPEFKRFLLEPGNLKSLQNLLLFHIIPSRVGSKEWPEEDLASVAYETLCVEEAENHLPLTRENSGEKIVVGLAKVIRPDDVIRPDGVIHGIERLLVPRLVQEEFNRRRSLSSISAVLPEGAPVVDPRTNRLKKPATPAPAGAPPALPVYDAMAPGPSLAPAPAPGPGGPRHHFDGENQVKDFIQTLLHYGGYNELADILVNLTSLATEMGKLVSEGYVLTVLAPNDEAMAKLTTDQLSDPGAPEQIIYYHLIPEYQTEESMYNSVRRLGKVQYDTLRLPHKVVAEEGDGSVKFGQGEETAYLFDPDIYTDGRISVQGIDGVLFPFEQTVEKPASKVAPAPPTKKIAAEQKRGKLLEVSCRIAGAFGQDFQFKSCNLDL; translated from the coding sequence ATGGATTTTCAGATCTATGGTGCATTGGGGatcttatttttcatattttatctCATACCACCTGCATCCATCAATGCAACTGAGATACCTCAACAACACACCAAATCTAGCTCTACCCAGATCAATTCAAACTCGGTTCTAGTCGCGCTTCTGGATTCGCACTACACTGAGCTATCCGAGCTCGTTGAGAAAGCCCTTCTTCTACAGACCCTTGAGGAGGCAGTTTCTCGTCATAACATCACCATTTTTGCTCCGAGCAATGAAGCTTTGGAGAGACATTTAGATCCTGAGTTCAAACGGTTCTTACTTGAACCTGGGAATCTCAAATCTCTACAGAATCTGTTGTTATTTCATATCATTCCGTCTCGGGTCGGGTCGAAGGAGTGGCCGGAAGAGGATTTAGCATCAGTAGCGTATGAAACACTGTGTGTTGAGGAAGCTGAGAATCATCTGCCGTTAACCCGAGAAAACTCCGGTGAGAAAATAGTGGTCGGTTTAGCTAAAGTAATCCGTCCCGATGATGTAATCAGACCAGATGGGGTGATTCACGGGATTGAGAGATTGTTGGTGCCCCGATTAGTACAAGAAGAGTTTAACCGGAGGAGAAGCTTGAGTTCAATTTCAGCTGTTTTACCCGAAGGAGCTCCGGTGGTGGATCCGAGAACCAACCGGTTGAAGAAACCAGCCACTCCAGCTCCCGCCGGTGCTCCACCAGCACTACCGGTATACGATGCGATGGCTCCGGGGCCTTCTCTAGCTCCGGCACCAGCACCAGGTCCAGGCGGACCCCGCCACCACTTCGACGGCGAGAACCAGGTTAAAGACTTCATCCAAACACTCCTCCATTACGGCGGCTACAACGAATTAGCAGACATATTGGTCAATTTAACGTCATTAGCGACGGAGATGGGTAAGCTGGTGTCCGAAGGTTACGTTTTAACAGTCTTAGCTCCCAACGATGAAGCCATGGCTAAATTGACAACAGACCAGTTAAGCGACCCCGGAGCACCGGAGCAGATAATTTACTACCATTTGATCCCGGAGTATCAAACGGAGGAGAGTATGTACAACTCCGTACGGCGGTTGGGTAAGGTTCAGTATGATACATTGCGGCTGCCGCataaggtggtggcggaggagggtGATGGATCGGTGAAATTCGGGCAAGGGGAGGAGACAGCTTACTTGTTTGACCCGGATATCTACACCGACGGAAGAATATCTGTGCAGGGTATTGATGGGGTTTTGTTTCCGTTCGAGCAGACGGTGGAAAAACCGGCCAGCAAGGTTGCTCCGGCGCCGCCGACGAAGAAGATCGCGGCTGAGCAAAAAAGAG